In the Nomascus leucogenys isolate Asia chromosome 5, Asia_NLE_v1, whole genome shotgun sequence genome, one interval contains:
- the CCDC185 gene encoding coiled-coil domain-containing protein 185, with translation MAGFSHFSQPPYRDLWEPPRPRGERESTQRLGEQRSGADSPACSWAGTPGAESEAGACWLHSHCSFTPRPRRRGCSDSRRGSRSPSDVARRPLDRSRKHGPRSRRLEDAWGEKGTKPRPAWQPQTQLPPQRPQPCPHYPLAQGDSPPLYPGGAGTPLSGTFMVEKAQGGDQWAVPLGRHLGRRSPSSVPSERSSVPSQKFRRHSACVCAQKGDSSDQVESLASRDSQPSASSKEMRSPHTHVLKSKLEEVVVSSQDRQTVALVLTRLKKAQRMRELQQQAAEAWEELKRWDQKVQMTLERERRLLLQQSQELWQEKEQCKTLQSPEQRGRRRDSQRKNVPPGESQWKVQPEDQESPRQEKLEKARAQAEHRKQCQVRRLREQDKMLRNLRERHSLQLQRRLVEACRKRHLHAVEGQKKVQDTNLSSLINYQARKALMDCQAKAEELLRQLSLEQSFQRSQEIHQRLMKERHRELREKAQREEEQLQQARWRAGESEERRKMRKRILVELADEKIRQARSRVHKTTRDKVRHLQELNHLREKNHHILKLKAEKEEKCHIEGIKEAIKKKEQRVRHISQGKDPNFQEFQKLPQASRREERAPPNSSLDQMVLEAQLRACQQNRGY, from the coding sequence ATGGCAGGCTTCAGCCACTTCTCCCAGCCGCCCTACCGGGACCTCTGGGAACCCCCGCGGCCCCGCGGAGAGCGAGAGTCCACGCAGCGGCTGGGCGAGCAGAGGTCCGGAGCCGACTCCCCCGCTTGCTCCTGGGCCGGGACTCCGGGTGCGGAGAGCGAAGCTGGGGCGTGCTGGCTGCACTCGCACTGTTCGTTCACCCCGCGGCCTCGCAGGCGCGGGTGCTCTGACTCACGGCGGGGCAGCCGAAGCCCGAGCGATGTGGCCCGCAGGCCCCTGGACCGCTCCAGGAAGCACGGGCCCCGCAGCAGGCGCCTGGAAGATGCCTGGGGAGAGAAGGGAACCAAGCCCCGCCCGGCTTGGCAGCCGCAGACCCAGCTGCCACCCCAGCGGCCGCAGCCCTGCCCGCATTACCCTCTGGCCCAGGGAGACTCGCCCCCGCTTTACCCCGGAGGAGCTGGCACTCCCCTGAGTGGCACATTCATGGTAGAAAAGGCACAGGGTGGAGACCAGTGGGCAGTGCCACTCGGCAGACATCTAGGTCGCCGGTCCCCTTCCTCAGTTCCCTCGGAGCGGTCTTCTGTGCCCTCGCAAAAGTTCAGGAGGCACTCAGCCTGCGTGTGCGCCCAGAAGGGAGACAGCAGCGACCAGGTTGAGTCATTAGCCAGCCGGGACTCCCAGCCCTCGGCCTCCAGCAAAGAGATGCGGAGCCCGCACACCCACGTCCTGAAGAGCAAGCTGGAAGAGGTGGTGGTGTCCTCCCAGGACCGGCAGACGGTGGCCCTGGTGCTGACCCGTCTCAAGAAGGCCCAGAGGATGCGGGAGCTGCAGCAGCAGGCGGCTGAGGCCTGGGAGGAGCTGAAGCGCTGGGATCAGAAGGTCCAGATGACCCTTGAGCGGGAGCGCCGGCTGCTGCTGCAGCAGAGCCAGGAGCTGTGGCAGGAGAAGGAGCAGTGCAAGACCCTCCAGAGCCCTGAGCAGCGCGGCCGGCGGCGGGACAGCCAGAGGAAGAACGTGCCCCCAGGGGAAAGCCAGTGGAAGGTGCAACCAGAGGACCAGGAGAGCCCGCGCCAGGAGAAGCTGGAGAAGGCGCGCGCCCAGGCGGAGCACCGAAAGCAGTGCCAGGTGCGGCGCCTGCGGGAGCAGGACAAGATGCTACGGAACCTCCGGGAGCGGCACAGCCTGCAGCTGCAGAGGAGGCTGGTGGAGGCCTGTCGCAAGAGGCACCTACATGCCGTGGAGGGTCAGAAGAAGGTCCAGGACACCAACCTGAGCTCCCTCATCAATTACCAGGCCCGGAAGGCCCTCATGGACTGCCAGGCCAAGGCTGAGGAGCTCCTTAGGCAGCTGTCCCTGGAACAAAGTTTCCAGCGGTCCCAAGAGATACACCAGCGCCTGATGAAAGAGCGGCACCGCGAGCTGAGGGAGAAGGCCCAGAGGGAGGAAGAGCAGTTGCAGCAGGCCAGGTGGCGCGCAGGGGAGTCAGAGGAGCGGAGGAAGATGCGCAAAAGGATTCTGGTGGAGCTGGCGGATGAGAAGATCCGACAGGCCAGGAGTCGCGTGCACAAGACCACTAGGGACAAGGTGCGGCACCTCCAGGAGCTCAACCACCTGAGGGAGAAAAACCACCACATCCTGAAACTGAAAGCCGAGAAGGAGGAAAAGTGTCACATTGAGGGCATCAAGGAGGCCATTAAGAAAAAGGAGCAGAGGGTGCGGCACATTTCCCAAGGGAAAGACCCAAACTTCCAGGAGTTCCAGAAGCTCCCTCAGGCCtccaggagagaggagagagcacCTCCCAACAGCTCCCTTGATCAGATGGTACTAGAGGCCCAGCTCCGTGCCTGTCAGCAAAATAGGGGTTACTGA